A part of Desulfobacter sp. genomic DNA contains:
- a CDS encoding PhoH family protein, protein MKNLAFSNMGLAQKLFGSQNTNLEKIARAFGVQINSRGGDLTITGPDEKAAAAASLMDQLYTLLEDNLILSPQILDAAINTIRRTPKTPLKKLFSTTILVTARNKTITPRNPAQHAYAEAIKTNDILFGIGPAGTGKTYLAMAMAVAAFTRGEVQKIILTRPAVEAGEALGFLPGDLAEKINPYLRPLYDALYDMLDFEKARAYIEQEMIEIAPIAFMRGRTLNNAFIILDEAQNTTSEQMKMFLTRIGYGSKAVVTGDITQIDLPGGKRSGLVQAKKILTRIKGIDFIEFTKDDVVRHRLVSDIIDAYEKNK, encoded by the coding sequence ATGAAAAATTTAGCCTTCTCGAACATGGGGCTTGCCCAGAAGCTCTTTGGTTCACAAAACACCAACCTGGAAAAAATTGCTCGTGCATTCGGGGTTCAGATCAACTCAAGGGGGGGAGACCTGACCATCACCGGTCCTGATGAAAAAGCGGCTGCCGCCGCATCCCTCATGGATCAGTTATATACCCTGCTGGAGGACAATCTCATCCTCAGCCCCCAGATCCTGGACGCCGCCATCAACACCATCCGCCGGACGCCCAAAACCCCGTTGAAAAAATTGTTCTCCACCACCATTCTGGTCACGGCCCGAAACAAAACAATCACCCCCAGAAACCCGGCCCAGCATGCCTATGCGGAAGCCATCAAAACCAACGACATCCTCTTCGGCATCGGCCCGGCAGGCACGGGGAAAACCTATCTTGCCATGGCCATGGCCGTAGCCGCCTTCACCCGGGGAGAGGTACAGAAAATCATCCTCACCCGGCCGGCCGTGGAGGCCGGCGAAGCACTGGGGTTTCTGCCCGGGGATCTGGCGGAAAAGATAAACCCCTATCTTCGCCCCCTTTACGATGCCCTCTATGATATGCTTGATTTTGAAAAGGCCAGGGCATATATTGAACAGGAGATGATTGAAATTGCGCCCATTGCTTTCATGCGGGGCCGCACCCTGAACAACGCATTCATCATTCTGGACGAGGCCCAGAACACCACCTCGGAACAGATGAAAATGTTTTTGACCCGGATCGGGTACGGGTCAAAGGCGGTTGTCACCGGGGACATCACACAGATCGACCTGCCCGGCGGAAAACGGTCCGGACTGGTGCAGGCCAAAAAGATCCTGACCCGGATAAAAGGGATCGATTTCATAGAATTTACCAAGGATGATGTGGTGAGGCACCGCCTGGTCTCCGACATCATAGACGCATATGAAAAAAACAAATAG
- the ybeY gene encoding rRNA maturation RNase YbeY, whose translation MEILIDNRQEERLPTPPIRQKTEQILSALGCDAHEISVVIMDDDGIRDLNATYRNKDKATNVLSFPMQEGEFADITPGLLGDVVISLDTAEREAKDAGITIDERMSQLLIHGILHLLGFDHEQGEDAAEKMEAKSLELLRQIEKNTGLAAF comes from the coding sequence ATGGAGATACTGATAGACAACCGGCAAGAGGAGAGGCTCCCCACTCCCCCAATCCGCCAAAAGACAGAACAGATCTTAAGCGCCTTGGGCTGTGATGCCCACGAGATATCCGTGGTCATCATGGACGACGACGGCATCCGGGACCTCAACGCCACCTACCGCAATAAGGATAAAGCCACCAATGTCCTCTCCTTTCCCATGCAGGAGGGAGAATTCGCGGACATCACCCCGGGACTGCTGGGGGATGTGGTCATCTCCCTGGATACAGCGGAAAGGGAAGCCAAGGACGCCGGAATCACCATAGACGAAAGGATGTCCCAGTTGCTCATTCACGGCATCCTCCACCTGCTGGGATTCGACCATGAACAGGGCGAGGATGCCGCTGAAAAAATGGAAGCAAAAAGCCTTGAACTGCTGAGACAAATTGAAAAAAATACCGGATTGGCTGCATTCTGA
- a CDS encoding M55 family metallopeptidase: MKNRHFLIIADIEGSSGCRDRESASFMGRGWPRACREMTRDVNAAATALLNAGAARVCIQDFHRTGYNLMPRGIHPAARLFQGYRRGPVPGMGRVEKFHGLLMLGMHAPSGLPGFLSHTLTSRIAQITINGRLISEAQLFSAGLAPFGTPPLFFSGCPAACRHTADNIPGVNCFPIDKADPEFSPASWRRELAAACVDAASLGRGIPYNPAGPFRAAATWVQEAEARAVARRWHLPRQGRTLELCVGDVNDLFIKLSKMAYLSPLREKLLPMGLPLYHFVGRAALAWAIKKAPGYLKPEAESNWE; the protein is encoded by the coding sequence ATGAAGAACAGGCACTTTCTTATCATTGCAGATATCGAAGGCAGTTCCGGGTGCCGGGACAGGGAGAGCGCATCATTCATGGGAAGGGGATGGCCCCGGGCCTGCCGGGAGATGACCCGGGATGTGAATGCGGCGGCAACCGCCCTGCTCAATGCCGGTGCAGCCCGGGTCTGCATACAGGACTTCCACCGGACCGGCTATAACCTCATGCCCCGGGGAATCCACCCCGCGGCCAGGCTTTTCCAGGGATACCGAAGGGGACCGGTCCCGGGCATGGGGCGGGTGGAAAAATTCCACGGTCTTCTCATGCTGGGTATGCATGCCCCTTCCGGGCTGCCGGGATTTTTATCCCATACCCTGACCTCAAGAATCGCCCAAATAACGATAAACGGCCGCCTGATCTCCGAAGCCCAGCTCTTTTCCGCCGGACTGGCCCCATTTGGAACCCCTCCCCTGTTTTTTTCCGGCTGCCCTGCCGCCTGCCGCCATACCGCAGATAATATCCCCGGGGTGAACTGTTTTCCCATTGACAAGGCCGACCCGGAATTCTCCCCGGCCTCCTGGCGCAGGGAACTTGCAGCCGCCTGTGTTGACGCCGCATCCCTGGGCAGGGGCATCCCCTACAATCCCGCGGGCCCTTTCCGGGCCGCCGCCACCTGGGTGCAGGAGGCCGAGGCTCGGGCCGTGGCCCGGAGATGGCATCTCCCGAGGCAGGGCCGCACCCTGGAATTATGCGTCGGCGACGTGAATGACCTGTTCATTAAATTGTCCAAAATGGCCTATCTGAGTCCGCTCAGGGAAAAGCTGCTGCCCATGGGGCTTCCCCTCTACCATTTTGTCGGCCGTGCCGCCCTGGCGTGGGCCATAAAAAAAGCCCCCGGTTACTTAAAACCGGAGGCTGAATCCAACTGGGAATAA
- a CDS encoding CvpA family protein, producing MTLFDFCVAGIVGFCLVFGGFRGLIREVSGIIGIVAGFYGANTYFPLLMPHVEPWISSPGIRKLACFFALFCLILVAVGLVAWIIRKLLKLVFLGWVDRTFGVAFGAAKGILITTVLFIMATTFIPDSKTFFAESKTAPYLARVADALTVFVSRNMKNDFNRHLEGLKKTWKQ from the coding sequence ATGACGCTTTTTGATTTTTGTGTTGCCGGTATTGTGGGGTTCTGCCTGGTCTTCGGAGGGTTCCGGGGGCTGATCCGGGAAGTCTCGGGTATCATCGGGATTGTTGCCGGGTTCTACGGGGCCAATACCTATTTCCCCCTGCTCATGCCCCATGTTGAACCCTGGATTTCCTCCCCCGGTATCCGGAAGCTGGCCTGTTTTTTTGCCCTCTTCTGTTTGATCCTGGTGGCCGTTGGGCTGGTGGCCTGGATCATCCGCAAGCTTTTGAAACTGGTGTTTCTGGGCTGGGTCGACCGGACATTCGGTGTGGCATTCGGTGCGGCCAAGGGAATACTCATCACCACGGTACTCTTCATCATGGCCACCACCTTTATACCGGACAGCAAAACCTTTTTTGCAGAATCGAAAACAGCCCCCTATCTGGCCCGGGTGGCCGATGCGTTGACGGTGTTTGTCTCCCGGAACATGAAAAATGATTTTAACCGTCACCTGGAAGGATTGAAAAAGACGTGGAAACAATAG
- a CDS encoding HDIG domain-containing protein gives MKKTNSEGRLATAGQFLLSTPYLLWIIFILVTVLFTLTQNFDQATVSSYSYHIGDVAQRDIKAPRDFLIEDKESNQAKINRVKETIRTVYDFDGRLLKSITANINTAMALGRQMFDAPADSPAADQEAPVSQDPMIPQEPTLAMALAAKPDFEKKLGIEVSKGAYQILFKNRFSEEITGQITQIVTKILDNGIVANKEILLAEEDKGIILRTIQSDQERVITNLKVFYGPDQAKTMVRIFGQPLLKDVNYSLSNLIVDISQRLLRPNITLNKNETEKRIQEAQANIKPILYQIKAGEMIVREGERVDKLQLIKLNALNQQVEEKDIYMSMIGTAMLTCLLILVVYYLFLKEHPKLVKDLNKHMIFLALGLILYLGFAELAVYVAHSANPEMSKEIASRTVYMAVPIPAAAMIACLFLGFDIALFFTLVLSILASLSFGNSFQVFVFFFLSSITAAYWIKERDERRHFIAAGFKLALFNACLAIALGFFNQSQPDLMLLAKQVVIAFSGGLFAAVLTVGFTPLIEVMFNYTTAAKLLEFANLDKPLIKKLMIEAPGTYNHSIIVATLSEAAASAIQADSLKAKVMGYYHDIGKLDKTMYFIENQADGKNRHDKLSPSMSALILIQHVKKGVEMAKKYKLGDEIIEGIIQHHGTSLIKYFYNKSLKAGNENVNEEDFRYPGPKPQTREAGIVMLADVVEAAVRALERPTPSRIQGRVKELINDIFADGQLEECEMTLKDLHQIAKSFNNILTSIYHSRIEYTDKPQEKKKEKNGDTDRQPARGEAPHSPNPPKDRTDLKRLGL, from the coding sequence ATGAAAAAAACAAATAGCGAGGGACGTCTTGCAACGGCAGGACAGTTTCTGCTGTCCACCCCCTACCTGCTCTGGATAATCTTCATCCTTGTCACCGTCCTTTTCACCCTGACCCAGAACTTTGACCAGGCGACGGTATCTTCCTATTCCTACCATATCGGCGATGTGGCCCAGAGGGATATCAAGGCGCCCAGGGATTTTTTAATCGAAGACAAGGAGAGCAACCAGGCCAAAATCAACCGGGTCAAAGAGACCATCAGAACGGTGTATGATTTTGACGGCCGCCTCCTCAAAAGCATCACGGCAAACATTAACACGGCCATGGCCCTGGGCCGCCAGATGTTCGACGCCCCCGCAGACAGCCCCGCGGCGGACCAGGAAGCCCCTGTGTCCCAAGATCCCATGATCCCCCAGGAACCGACCCTGGCCATGGCCCTGGCCGCGAAACCGGACTTTGAAAAAAAACTGGGCATTGAGGTCTCAAAAGGGGCCTATCAAATCCTGTTCAAAAACCGGTTTTCAGAGGAGATCACCGGCCAGATCACCCAGATCGTCACTAAGATACTGGACAACGGCATTGTGGCCAACAAGGAAATTCTTCTGGCCGAAGAGGATAAGGGGATTATCCTTCGGACCATCCAGTCCGACCAGGAACGGGTGATCACCAACCTCAAGGTCTTTTACGGGCCGGACCAGGCCAAGACCATGGTGAGGATTTTCGGCCAGCCCCTGCTCAAGGATGTAAACTACAGCCTCTCCAACCTCATCGTGGACATCAGCCAGCGCCTGCTCCGCCCCAATATCACCCTGAACAAAAATGAAACCGAAAAACGGATCCAGGAGGCCCAGGCCAATATCAAGCCCATTCTCTACCAGATCAAGGCAGGGGAAATGATCGTGCGGGAAGGAGAGCGGGTGGACAAGCTCCAGCTCATCAAGCTCAATGCCCTGAACCAGCAGGTGGAGGAAAAAGATATTTACATGTCCATGATCGGCACGGCCATGCTCACCTGCCTGCTGATACTGGTGGTCTATTACCTCTTCCTGAAAGAACACCCAAAACTGGTGAAAGACCTGAACAAGCACATGATCTTTCTGGCCCTGGGCCTGATTCTCTACCTGGGTTTTGCCGAACTGGCCGTCTATGTTGCCCACTCGGCCAATCCGGAAATGTCCAAGGAAATCGCATCCAGAACCGTATACATGGCCGTGCCCATTCCGGCGGCAGCCATGATCGCCTGCCTGTTCCTGGGATTTGACATCGCCCTGTTTTTTACCCTGGTGCTGTCCATCCTGGCCAGCCTCTCCTTCGGCAACAGCTTCCAGGTATTTGTTTTCTTCTTTCTGAGCTCAATCACGGCGGCCTATTGGATAAAGGAACGGGATGAACGGCGCCACTTCATCGCAGCCGGATTCAAGCTGGCCCTGTTCAATGCCTGCCTGGCCATTGCCCTGGGTTTTTTCAACCAGTCACAACCCGACCTCATGCTATTGGCCAAACAGGTGGTCATCGCATTCTCCGGCGGCCTTTTCGCCGCCGTGCTCACCGTGGGATTTACCCCCTTAATTGAGGTAATGTTCAACTACACCACGGCGGCCAAACTGCTGGAATTCGCCAACCTTGACAAGCCCCTGATTAAAAAGCTGATGATAGAGGCGCCGGGCACCTACAACCACAGCATCATTGTGGCCACCCTCTCCGAAGCGGCGGCATCGGCCATCCAGGCCGACAGCCTCAAGGCCAAGGTCATGGGTTATTACCACGATATCGGCAAGCTTGACAAAACCATGTATTTCATCGAAAACCAGGCCGACGGCAAAAACCGGCACGACAAGCTGTCCCCCTCCATGTCCGCCCTCATCCTCATCCAGCATGTGAAAAAAGGGGTGGAAATGGCCAAAAAATACAAGCTGGGAGATGAGATCATCGAAGGGATCATCCAGCACCACGGCACCTCCCTGATTAAATATTTTTACAATAAAAGCCTGAAAGCCGGCAATGAAAACGTCAATGAAGAGGATTTCAGGTACCCCGGCCCCAAACCCCAGACCCGGGAGGCCGGCATCGTCATGCTGGCCGACGTGGTGGAAGCGGCGGTCAGGGCACTGGAACGGCCTACACCGTCAAGAATCCAGGGCCGGGTCAAGGAACTGATCAACGATATTTTTGCCGACGGCCAGCTGGAGGAATGCGAGATGACCCTCAAGGACCTCCACCAGATCGCCAAGAGTTTTAACAATATACTGACATCAATTTACCACAGCCGTATCGAGTATACGGACAAACCCCAGGAAAAGAAAAAAGAGAAAAATGGAGATACTGATAGACAACCGGCAAGAGGAGAGGCTCCCCACTCCCCCAATCCGCCAAAAGACAGAACAGATCTTAAGCGCCTTGGGCTGTGA
- a CDS encoding response regulator — protein MEQGTETILFVDDEDYLVEIGKEMLEDYGYTVETQTRPEDALSLFKQNPRQYDLLITDYTMPVMNGAVLAKEIRSVRPDIPVILCSGTRLSPEIESEVSKILLKPFDMDLLLSAVRETLDAAG, from the coding sequence ATGGAACAGGGAACGGAAACCATCCTGTTTGTTGATGATGAAGATTATCTGGTGGAAATCGGCAAGGAAATGCTGGAAGATTATGGATATACGGTAGAGACCCAGACCCGTCCCGAAGACGCCCTCTCCCTGTTTAAACAGAATCCCCGGCAGTACGATCTCTTGATTACCGACTATACCATGCCGGTGATGAACGGTGCCGTGCTGGCCAAGGAAATCCGTTCCGTCAGGCCGGATATACCGGTGATTCTCTGTTCCGGGACCCGCCTGAGCCCCGAGATTGAATCGGAAGTTTCAAAGATACTGCTCAAACCCTTTGATATGGATCTGCTCTTATCCGCTGTCCGGGAGACGCTGGATGCTGCCGGCTGA
- a CDS encoding pyridoxine 5'-phosphate synthase, which yields MAELAVNVDHVATLRQARGAAYPEPVAAALAAETAGADAIVVHLREDRRHIQDRDVRILRQVIKTRLILEMAATNEMLGIALDIKPDTVTLVPEKREELTTEGGLDLITHQSHIREAVATLKNAGMKVCIFIDPDLDQIKMAHKIDADSIEIHTGAFCDALTDADRRREFSRIVDAAKIGTKLNLGVHAGHGICYHSIDAFKGLSEITEYSIGHSIISQSVMTGIDRAVRDMKDKIKAL from the coding sequence ATGGCAGAATTAGCAGTAAACGTTGATCACGTTGCGACCCTGAGGCAGGCCCGGGGCGCCGCATATCCCGAGCCCGTGGCAGCCGCCCTTGCCGCGGAAACTGCCGGCGCCGACGCCATTGTGGTCCATCTGCGGGAAGACCGCCGCCACATCCAGGACCGGGATGTCCGCATCCTGCGCCAGGTCATCAAAACCCGGCTGATCCTTGAGATGGCCGCCACCAACGAAATGCTAGGCATTGCACTGGACATCAAACCCGATACCGTGACCCTGGTCCCTGAAAAACGTGAAGAACTGACCACCGAAGGGGGCCTGGACCTGATCACCCACCAGTCCCATATCCGGGAGGCCGTGGCCACCCTTAAGAATGCCGGCATGAAGGTCTGCATCTTTATTGATCCTGACCTGGACCAGATCAAAATGGCCCACAAAATAGATGCCGACTCCATTGAGATCCACACCGGCGCATTCTGCGATGCCCTCACCGACGCCGACCGCCGGAGGGAATTTTCGCGGATCGTGGATGCCGCCAAAATCGGTACAAAACTCAACCTGGGGGTCCATGCCGGCCATGGCATCTGCTACCATTCCATCGATGCCTTTAAGGGGCTTTCCGAGATTACGGAATACAGCATCGGCCATTCCATTATCTCACAATCCGTCATGACGGGCATAGACCGGGCGGTTCGGGACATGAAGGATAAAATCAAAGCCCTTTGA
- the mazG gene encoding nucleoside triphosphate pyrophosphohydrolase, with amino-acid sequence METIVPLLDIIRRLRGENGCKWDRQQTPLTMWKCLAEELYELEEAIVNDDTENTIEELGDVLFQVLFILEIFVETGRFQFSDVVDRVAEKMIRRHPHVYDTAKIDTEEALNRQWEEIKAKEKQRNGQAPAISALDGVPKGMPGLLRALKVSKAAVKAGFEWEDIHQVLDTAKSEIREFEAALEKGDKDDAMMEFGDILFSMVNVARFAGFHPETALYRSTAKFEGRFRTMEAALKAERLDLKKMRPMERETHWQTAKKVYADGYSA; translated from the coding sequence GTGGAAACAATAGTCCCTCTGCTGGATATCATCCGGCGGCTCAGGGGGGAAAACGGATGTAAGTGGGACCGGCAGCAGACCCCGCTGACCATGTGGAAATGCCTGGCCGAAGAACTCTATGAACTGGAAGAGGCCATTGTCAACGATGATACGGAAAATACCATTGAGGAACTGGGGGATGTCCTCTTCCAGGTCCTCTTTATTCTAGAAATTTTTGTGGAGACCGGCAGGTTCCAATTTTCAGATGTGGTGGACCGGGTGGCGGAAAAGATGATCCGGCGCCATCCCCATGTCTATGATACCGCCAAGATCGATACTGAAGAGGCCCTGAACCGGCAGTGGGAAGAGATCAAGGCCAAAGAAAAGCAGCGCAATGGTCAGGCGCCGGCCATTTCCGCCCTGGACGGTGTGCCCAAGGGGATGCCAGGGCTTCTGAGGGCCTTAAAAGTCTCAAAGGCGGCGGTAAAGGCCGGGTTTGAGTGGGAAGATATTCACCAGGTTCTGGATACGGCTAAATCTGAAATCCGGGAATTTGAAGCGGCATTGGAAAAAGGGGATAAGGATGACGCCATGATGGAATTCGGTGATATCCTCTTTTCCATGGTAAATGTGGCAAGGTTTGCCGGGTTCCATCCGGAAACCGCCCTGTACCGGTCAACTGCGAAGTTTGAAGGACGGTTCAGAACCATGGAAGCCGCCCTGAAGGCGGAGCGGCTTGACTTGAAAAAAATGAGGCCCATGGAAAGGGAAACCCATTGGCAGACCGCGAAAAAAGTGTATGCCGACGGGTACTCAGCTTAG
- a CDS encoding 30S ribosomal protein S1, which translates to MNEEFEDKDGLGAEEMSFEELFESYDAKMSRELKQGDMVEGRIISVGKSTVYIDTGTKSDGVVDRSELLDDNGEFPYAEGDTVKLYVVSLSESEVILSKAISGAGMAAMLEDAWRGRTPVEGKVTGAIKGGFSLDILGKRAFCPVSQMDVRYVETPEDYVGQSHHFLITRYEESGRNIVVSRRELLNEQIKEEREAFMKTIAQGDTVQGTVTKLMSYGAFIELAPGVEGMAHISELSWSRVEKPEEVVRVDDILAVKILKIENPESENPKISLSVKQTSGNPWDNMGTSFKPGDQVSGKVVRLANFGAFVEIAPGVDGLVHISEMSHLRRVLRPEDEVQEGETVQVVIKAIDMDAKRISLSMKDAAGDPWTGASAKYAPGTVVEGTMEKKEGFGLFIRLEPGITGLMPMSNIRQSEAGAKYESLKPGETAAVLVQEVDEEKRRITLASPEQKDSGNWKQFAGAQKSASFGTMESLFREAMAKKEKKKKK; encoded by the coding sequence ATGAACGAAGAATTTGAAGACAAAGATGGCCTTGGCGCCGAAGAGATGAGTTTTGAGGAGTTGTTTGAGTCCTACGATGCAAAGATGAGCCGTGAACTCAAACAGGGGGACATGGTGGAAGGCCGGATCATTTCCGTTGGGAAAAGCACTGTATATATTGATACGGGCACAAAGAGCGACGGGGTGGTGGACAGGAGCGAACTTCTGGATGACAACGGAGAATTCCCCTATGCCGAAGGCGATACGGTCAAGCTTTACGTGGTTTCCCTCAGCGAAAGCGAAGTCATCCTCTCCAAGGCCATTTCCGGGGCCGGAATGGCAGCCATGCTTGAGGATGCCTGGCGGGGCCGGACCCCTGTGGAAGGGAAGGTCACCGGTGCCATCAAGGGGGGATTCTCCCTGGATATCCTGGGAAAGAGGGCCTTCTGCCCGGTGAGCCAGATGGATGTCCGGTACGTGGAAACCCCGGAAGACTACGTGGGACAGTCCCATCATTTTCTGATTACCCGGTACGAGGAAAGCGGGCGCAATATTGTGGTTTCCCGCAGGGAACTGCTCAATGAGCAGATCAAGGAAGAGCGGGAAGCATTCATGAAGACAATTGCCCAGGGAGATACCGTCCAGGGCACCGTGACCAAGCTTATGTCCTACGGAGCATTCATCGAACTGGCCCCGGGGGTGGAGGGCATGGCCCATATCTCTGAGCTGAGCTGGTCCAGGGTGGAGAAACCCGAGGAAGTGGTCCGGGTGGACGACATCCTTGCGGTGAAAATATTGAAAATAGAAAATCCGGAGTCGGAGAATCCCAAGATTTCCCTTTCAGTGAAACAGACTTCCGGCAACCCCTGGGACAATATGGGAACCTCCTTTAAGCCCGGTGACCAGGTCAGCGGAAAAGTGGTCCGCCTGGCCAATTTCGGCGCCTTTGTGGAAATTGCCCCGGGTGTGGACGGTTTGGTGCATATTTCCGAGATGAGCCATCTGCGCCGGGTGCTCCGCCCCGAGGATGAGGTGCAGGAAGGCGAAACCGTCCAGGTGGTGATCAAGGCCATCGACATGGATGCCAAGCGGATTTCCCTGAGCATGAAAGATGCGGCAGGGGATCCCTGGACCGGTGCCAGCGCCAAGTATGCCCCGGGTACTGTGGTCGAAGGGACCATGGAGAAAAAAGAAGGGTTCGGCCTGTTTATCCGGCTGGAGCCGGGGATTACAGGGCTCATGCCCATGTCCAATATCCGCCAGTCCGAAGCGGGTGCCAAATACGAGTCCCTCAAACCCGGGGAAACGGCCGCCGTGTTGGTACAGGAGGTGGATGAGGAGAAGCGCCGCATTACCCTGGCCTCTCCTGAACAAAAGGATTCCGGAAACTGGAAACAATTTGCCGGTGCCCAGAAATCCGCATCCTTCGGCACCATGGAAAGCCTCTTCAGGGAAGCCATGGCCAAAAAGGAAAAGAAAAAAAAGAAATAA
- a CDS encoding response regulator, with translation MQQETILLIDDEVSIRESFSSILRDEGYRVLTAENGRVGLDIFFTEPIDLIMTDLRMPVMDGIEVMTAIQAHAPEVPMIVVSGAGKKHDVIKALQMGAKDYISKPVTDMDMLLHVVSKVLETRRLVRENQKYRKRLEKSEARYRTITRQIAEGVFTVDEQENFTFVNPAFCKMAGFPEERMTAMNLKDISTQESFSVILGQTQKRRKGKTGRYEIQLINALGNPVHVELACSPMYDDKNRYAGAIAVVRDITRLIELKQKYQKFLKNEPTGGKHTIPICANCKSIRRDDRNWQQVEEFFSDLVFSHGICPDCCEKLYPDIDLGELAGD, from the coding sequence ATGCAACAGGAAACGATACTACTCATAGACGATGAAGTTTCCATCCGGGAAAGCTTTTCATCCATTCTCAGGGATGAGGGGTACCGGGTGCTTACCGCTGAAAACGGCCGGGTCGGCCTGGATATTTTTTTTACGGAACCCATTGATCTGATCATGACGGACCTGAGGATGCCGGTCATGGACGGCATCGAAGTCATGACCGCCATCCAGGCCCACGCCCCTGAGGTCCCCATGATTGTGGTTTCCGGGGCCGGCAAAAAGCACGATGTCATAAAAGCCCTGCAGATGGGTGCCAAGGATTATATTTCAAAACCGGTTACCGACATGGACATGCTTCTCCACGTGGTGTCAAAGGTGCTGGAAACCCGGCGCCTGGTCAGGGAGAACCAAAAATACAGAAAACGGCTGGAAAAAAGCGAAGCGCGGTACAGAACCATCACCCGGCAGATTGCAGAAGGGGTATTTACCGTGGATGAACAGGAGAATTTTACCTTTGTGAATCCCGCCTTTTGCAAAATGGCCGGTTTTCCGGAAGAAAGAATGACCGCCATGAACCTCAAGGACATCTCCACCCAGGAAAGCTTTTCCGTGATTCTGGGCCAGACCCAGAAGAGGAGAAAGGGCAAGACCGGGCGGTATGAAATCCAGCTCATCAATGCCCTTGGCAATCCGGTCCATGTTGAACTGGCCTGCAGCCCCATGTATGATGATAAAAACCGGTATGCCGGCGCCATTGCCGTTGTCAGGGACATCACCAGACTCATTGAACTGAAGCAGAAATATCAGAAATTCCTGAAAAATGAACCCACCGGGGGGAAACACACCATCCCCATCTGTGCCAATTGTAAAAGTATCCGGAGAGACGACCGGAACTGGCAGCAGGTGGAGGAATTCTTCAGCGACCTGGTCTTTTCCCACGGCATCTGCCCGGATTGCTGTGAGAAGCTCTATCCAGATATTGATCTCGGGGAGCTTGCTGGGGATTAA
- a CDS encoding HAD family phosphatase translates to MFITDFDGTLLTDHKTIRSGDLETLASLRAEHTLTAIATGRSLFSFNRALDQMGISRAGLSVDYLIFSTGAGICDLARDEVILSHSLSKSDVLEITGYFDDIGRDYMVQDAIPRTEHFIYRTHGLENPDFNRRIEFYPSLGRAMGKGEALFDAATEVLSIIPGGIAATEFKRIQQDLSKFSVILATSPLDHKSAWVEVFPRAVSKSRSAEWLARKLGVLKANVVAVGNDYNDLDLLSWAGQGFLVENGPEDMKGRFRVVGSNNHCGVSQAVRAAALPA, encoded by the coding sequence TTGTTCATAACGGATTTTGACGGCACCCTCCTTACCGACCACAAAACCATCCGCTCCGGAGATCTGGAAACCCTGGCCTCCCTCAGGGCCGAGCACACCCTTACCGCCATTGCAACGGGCCGCAGCCTTTTCTCCTTTAACCGGGCCCTGGACCAGATGGGGATCTCCCGGGCCGGCCTGTCCGTGGATTATTTGATTTTTTCCACCGGGGCCGGCATCTGTGACCTGGCGCGGGATGAAGTGATCCTTTCCCATTCCCTGTCCAAGTCGGATGTCCTGGAAATCACCGGCTATTTTGATGACATCGGAAGGGATTACATGGTTCAGGATGCCATTCCCCGGACAGAGCATTTCATATACAGAACCCATGGCCTTGAAAATCCTGATTTTAACCGGCGTATTGAATTTTATCCCTCCCTGGGGCGGGCCATGGGGAAAGGGGAGGCGTTGTTTGACGCCGCCACCGAGGTCCTTTCCATCATTCCAGGGGGGATCGCTGCAACAGAGTTCAAACGGATTCAACAGGACCTTTCAAAATTCAGCGTGATTCTGGCCACCTCGCCCCTGGATCATAAAAGCGCCTGGGTGGAGGTGTTTCCCAGGGCCGTGTCCAAAAGCCGCTCCGCTGAGTGGCTGGCCCGGAAGCTGGGCGTTTTAAAAGCGAATGTGGTTGCCGTGGGCAATGATTATAACGATCTGGATTTGCTGTCCTGGGCCGGCCAGGGGTTTTTGGTGGAAAACGGGCCGGAGGATATGAAAGGCCGATTCCGGGTGGTGGGGTCCAACAATCACTGCGGGGTGAGCCAGGCGGTACGGGCGGCAGCATTGCCTGCCTGA